From a region of the Tenggerimyces flavus genome:
- a CDS encoding DUF456 domain-containing protein: protein MNTLGLVLVGIAMAVGLAGIVVPILPGIILVWLAILVWALEEQSAVGWWILAITGVLLIVSQVVKYVLPGRDLSKAGVPNSTLWIGGLAALVGFFVIPVVGVFVGFIAGIYLAERVRLKTHDAAWPSTVAALKAAGISILVELAFGVAMFLTWLITVIVT, encoded by the coding sequence GTGAACACACTGGGGCTCGTACTCGTGGGCATCGCCATGGCGGTCGGGCTCGCTGGCATCGTCGTTCCGATCCTGCCCGGCATCATCCTGGTCTGGCTGGCGATCCTCGTCTGGGCGTTGGAGGAACAGAGCGCCGTCGGCTGGTGGATCCTCGCGATCACGGGCGTGCTGCTGATCGTGAGTCAGGTCGTCAAGTACGTCTTGCCTGGGCGTGATCTCTCGAAGGCTGGGGTGCCGAACAGCACCCTGTGGATCGGTGGCCTCGCCGCGCTGGTGGGCTTCTTCGTGATCCCGGTCGTGGGTGTGTTCGTGGGCTTCATCGCGGGGATCTACCTCGCGGAGCGGGTGCGCCTCAAGACCCACGACGCGGCCTGGCCCTCGACAGTGGCGGCCCTGAAGGCCGCAGGAATCTCGATCCTGGTGGAACTCGCCTTCGGCGTGGCGATGTTCCTCACCTGGCTGATCACCGTGATCGTCACCTAG